CGCCGCCGTCATGATTCCGGACGGTCCCCACGAACAGCGCGGTCCCTCCGGCGGAGTCGTCCCCCACGGCCTTGAAGACCTCGTCCAGAGAGAGCGGCGTCTCACGAATGGCGATCAACTTGATCGCGTCCTGCGCCGCCTGCTCACCGGGATGATCGTTCGTGAATGCCATGCCCCCATCGTGCCCCACGCCACTGACAACACGAAATGGACAGATCCTGCAGCCCGTCCGGCGTTTTTTCGAGGACGGGGCCGGCATGTCTCAGCCGGTCCGGCGTGCGAGGACGAGGCCGGCATCTCTCAGCCCGTCCGGCGTGCGAGGACGAGCCGTTCAGGCCGAAGCGGAGGGCTGGGGGCGGCAGACCCCAGCTTCGGGAACGGGCAGCGGCGGCGGGGGCGAAAATCCCTCGGTCCTCAGACCCCCCGCCGAGCCTTCCGAGCCCGCCGCACCACGGCAGCCGCACCCAGCAGAGCGACCGTCGCCCCCGCGGCTCCCGCCGCGGTCGCGTCCTTCCGCCCGAGCCGCCGCCCCGCCACGGTATGCCGCCCGGCAACCTCTTCCAGCAGCTCCTCGAGAACCTCCTCATTGGTCCACTGCGGCCGCCACCCGGCGTCATGCAGCCGACTCCCGCTCACCACCCAGGGATACATCGTGTAGGCCAGATCCCCGGCAGGCGAAGGAGTGAGCCCAATCCGGTGAAGCCGGGCGGCCGCCCCCAGAGCGACCGCGGACGGCAACTCCATCCGCCGGATCCCGCTCAGCTCCTCGACCTCCTCCTGCTCCAGCCACCCGTCGCACCCGACGGCCAGTTCCCCGTCCACCTTGTCGACGACGGCGTACTCCAGGGCGCTGCACAGATCCTCGACATGGCAGAACTGCCAGGCGGGCCGCGACCCCGCCACCACCAACAGCCGCGGCGACTCGAAGTACCTGGTCAGAGCGGTGTCGGTGCCTCCGACCAGCACGGCGGGCCGTACGACGGTGACATTAAGTCCGGGATGCGCTCGTGGCGCCCGCCGCGCGAGCCGCTCGATCTCCAGGAGGTCACCGACCCCCGTGGCCTCGGCCGTCGCCCGCAGTTCGGCGTCTTCGGAGAGGGGCAGTTCGTTGTCCGGCAGCGCCCCGTAGACCATCGCGGAGGTGCACAGCACCACCCGGTGGACCCCGGCCGCCGCGGCCGCCGTGAGAACGGTCTGAGTCCCCCGGACGTTGTACGCCGTCCGGGCCGCCGCGTCCGTCTCCAGATCGAGGTCCAGGGCGAGGTGCACCACGACGTCCGCGCCGCGCAGCTTCTCGGCGATCGCCGGGTCCCGCACGTCCAGGATGTGCCAGTGGGCGGCCGCGCACTCGCCGCGCCGCTCGTCGATGGCGATGACCTGCTTGATCTCCTCGCTCGCGGCAAGCCGCTCGGTGAGCAGCGCGCCCACGCCCGACGCGGCTCCGGTGACCGCGACGACGGGTCCGCGGGCGGTCGGGCTGGTTGAGTGGTTTCGCGCTGCGCGAACCTGTGGATCTGGGGAACTCACCGGGCGTCTCCAGCGGTTGTCTTCAGTAACGGCCGCGTGAGACGCGTCCGTACCAGGTGGCATCCATCCTGCCGCAGGCCGGGAGTCGGCGAAGCATCGAGGCCCGATCGGGCTGGGGTGTCTACGCTGGGTGGTGTTGTGGGCAGCCGCCGTCGGAACGAACCGGCGGCCTTACCAGCCGAGGAACCCCGTGAGTGACACCCCATTCGGATTCGGCCTTCCGCCGGAGGAGCCGGAGAACGGCGACGAGGGCAAGAAGAAGGACCAGCAGGGCGGCGGTGGTGGTCAGGGACCGTTCGGTTTCGGGCTGCCCGGAGCCGGCGGTCCCGGAGCGGACAATCCGCTCGCAGCCATGTTCGGATCCATGAACCCCAACGACCTGGGCGCCGCGTTCCAGCAGCTGGGCCAGATGCTCTCGTACGAGGGCGGCCCGGTGAACTGGGACATGGCCAAGCAGATCGCCCGCCAGACGGTCTCCCAGGGCACCGCTGACGGCACCAAGGACGCGAGCGTCGGCCCCGCCGAGCGCATCGCGGTCGAGGAGGCCGTGCGCCTGGCCGACCTGTGGCTGGACGACGCGACGTCCCTGCCCTCCGGTGCGGGCTCCGCCCTGGCGTGGAGCCGCGCGGAGTGGGTCGAGGCGACCCTTCCCGTGTGGAAGGAGCTCGTCGACCCGGTGGCCGAGCGCGTCGGCGCGGCCATGGGCGACGTCCTGCCGGAGGAGATGCAGGCCATGGCGGGCCCGCTCATCGGCATGATGCGCTCCATGGGCGGCGCCATGTTCGGCACGCAGATCGGGCAGGCCCTGGGCGTGCTCGCGGGCGAGGTCGTCGGCTCGACCGACATCGGCCTGCCGCTCGGCCCGGCCGGCAAGGCCGCGCTGCTGCCGCTGAACATCGAGTCGTTCGGCAAGGACCTGGGCATCCCCCAGGAGGAGGTGCGGCTCTACCTCGCCCTGCGCGAGGCCGCCCACCAGCGCCTCTTCGCGCACGTGCCGTGGCTGCGCTCGCACCTGTTCGGGGCGGTCGAGGGCTACGCGCGCGGGATCAAGGTCGACACGGCCAAGCTGGAGGACGTGGTCGGCCAGTTCGACCCGCAGAACCCCGAGGAGCTGCAGCAGGCGCTCCAGCAGGGCATGTTCCAGCCGGAGGACACCCCGGAGCAGAAGCTCGCGCTGGCCCGCCTGGAGACGGCTCTCGCGCTCGTCGAGGGCTGGGTGGACGCGGTCGTGCACGCGGCCGCCAAGCCGCGTCTGTCGTCCGCGGACGCGCTGCGTGAGACGCTCCGCCGCCGCCGTGCCACGGGCGGTCCCGCCGAGCAGACCTTCGCCACGCTGATCGGCCTGGAGCTGCGTCCGCGCCGGCTGCGGGACGCGTCGCGCCTGTGGGCTTCGCTCACCGACGCGCGTGGTGTCGACGGCCGTGACGGCCTGTGGGCCCACCCGGACATGCTGCCGACCGCGTCCGACCTGGACGACCCGGACGGCTTCGTGCACCGCGAGCAGCTGGACTTCTCCGAGATCGACAAGATGCTCGGCGAGGCGGCGAGCGGCTCCGGTGACAAGCCGAATCTGAAGAAGGACGACGCCGCCGAGGACGGCGCAAAGGGCGACGAGGCCGAGTGACCCTCCACGACGACGCGGTCCTCGTACTGAAGAGCTACGAGGACCAGGAAGAGCTGCGCCAGGCCTACCTGGACCACCTCGCCGGGCACCCCGACGGCACCTGGAAGTCCTGCACGTCCGGGCATGTCACGGCGAGCGCCCTGGTTATCGACCCGCCGCGCGGCCGGGTCCTGCTGACGCTGCACCGCAAGCTCCAGATGTGGCTCCAGATGGGCGGCCACTGCGAGCCGGACGACGCGACGCTGGCCGCCGCGGCGCTGCGCGAGGCGACCGAGGAATCCGGGATCCCGGGCCTGACGCTGCTGTCGGGCGGTCCCGTCCGTCTGGACCGGCATCCCATCCCGGACCCGTGCACCCAGCACCTGGACGTGCAGTACGCGACGCTCGCCCCGGGGAAGACGGAGGCGGCGATCAGCGACGAGTCTCTGGACCTGCGCTGGTTCACGTACGACGAGGTCGCGCAGGTGGCCGACGCGTCGGTCGTACGGCTCGTCGAGGCGACCCGCGCACGGCTGTGACCGCGTACGCGACCAAGGTGTAAGGCGACCAACGTGTAAGGGGCGACCGCCCATTGGCGGTCGCCCCTTACGTTTGCTTCCTGGACGGTCGGGCGCTCAGCTCCAGACGTTGCCCTGGTTCTGCCCGTGCGCCCCGTGCTGGCCCATGCCGTACTGGGCGCGCACCCCCTGGCCGATCACGGCGTTCTGCGGCGGCAGCAACTCGCTGGGCTGGATGAGCGCGTAGCCCTGGCCCATGAAGCTGAGCTCCCAGCCCTCACCGGTGTTGCCGCGCCGCCGCCACACTCCGGAGGAGTGGGTCTGTGCCTGCATCTGTACGCGCAGACTCGTGGACCACGCGACGATCGCGTCGGCGTCGCAGTTGACGTACCGGTCCGGCGTGACCTGCATCATCAGCGGCATTCCGGAGGTCATCAGCGCGACCTTGCCGCGCCCCGTGATGTTGAGCTGGTACTTGCCGGAGCCGGAGATGCCGTACTGGCTGTCCACGGCGATGACTTCGTGGTGCAGCCCGGAGTCCATCGCCAGGACGTAGCTGCTGTCGACGGTGAGGCCGTCCTGGTCCACGTCCATGACGTGCACGTGCTGGGCGAGGTTGGCGAGGTAGACCGTCCCCTGCCCGTGACAGCGCATCAGGTCGAGGCCCTCACCGGTGTGCGCACGCGCGCGGCCCTGGCTGTTGCTCTGGTACTCGGCGTCGAACTCGACGAGGCCCTGGTACGCGACCATGGTGCCCTTGCGGGCGAGGATGTCGTCGTGGCCCTCCAGGGCCACGCGCAGCATCTGCTTGTTCTGCAGGCTCCAGCGCTCCTGGGTCTGCTGTTCGTTGTAGCCGAAAATCGGGCTCTGCATGGTGTGTGGCTCCCCCTCAGCCCCGGATCCGGAGGCGGTCGGTGCTGTCCTCGCTGGGCTGGACGACGACGATGCCCTGCCCGGAGAACGCCATCTGGAACGCCTCGCCGCTGCCGCGTCCGATCAGCGACTGCGCCTTGAAGCTGCGCTTGCCCTTCACCTTGAGGTTCGGGGACCAGGCGACGAGCGCGTCCGGATCGACGTACGTCTCGTCCTCACCTCTGCCGCAGTCGACGACGATCGGCTTGCCGCGGGAGGTCAGCGCGACCCAGCCCTGGCCGGAGATCTTGGTGTTCCACAGGCCCTGTCCGGCGAACTTGGCGAGCCCCTTCACCCGCTCCACGCCCCACTGGAGGTGCGCGTCGAAGGCGAGCAGGTTGGTGGCGTTGACGGAGATCGCGTCCCCGTTGAGGTTGATGACGACGACGTTCGCTCCGTAGTCGGAGAGGTAGAGCAGGCCGTCACCGGAGCACTTCATCAGGGGCGCGCCCTCGCCGGTGGCCCAGTCGCGTGCGATCTGGCGTACGGCGGGCGGGTTGGGCTCGTACTGGACGAACCCTTCGTAGGCGACCATCGACCCCACGCGCGCGAGGAGGTCGTTTCCGGTCTGCATGGCGACCTTCAGCATGTGGTTGCCGTGGTTCTCCATGCGGGCGGAGACGGGGGCCGGGGCGAAGCCCGCGAGTGGCTGGTTCATGACGGGCTCCCTCAGACCTCGTACGGCTGGACGACGATGAAATTGCCGGGCGCGGCACGGAATTGCAGGTTCACGCTCTCCCCGGAGTCGCCCGGATAGGCGTTGCGGCGCATCCGCACCTGGCTGGAGACGACCACCTGCGCGGCCGCGGACCAGGCGACCACGGCGTTGCAGTCGGCGAACGTAGTGGGCGTCACGGGCAGGACGACGGGCGCGCCGTGCGTCTTCACGACGATGGTGCCGGTGCCCTGGAACTGCATCGTGAACAGCGCGCCACCAGGGATGCCGTGGCCCTCGATGCGGCGGACCTCGTACTGGAGGGACTCGTCGAAGGCGAGGACGTTCTCCGCGGAGACACAGATCGCGTCGCCCTGGAGCTCGATGGGGTGCAGCATCGTGGAGTCCTCGGCGAGGAACACCTGGCCCTGGCCGGTACAGCGCATCAGCTGCATCTCCTGGCCGGTCGCGTTGCCCACGACACGCCCGGCGAAACCGGCGCCCTTGTAGCTGAAGTCAACCTTGCCCTGGTAGAGCACCATGCTGCCCTGGCGGGCGAGGACGGGCTGCCCGCCGATGCCGAGGTCGACGCGGACGAGCTTCTTGTTCTGCTGCGTCCACCGCTGACCGGTGGGCGTCTCCTTGAAGGCCCCCAGCGCGGCGGCCACACCGGCACCGCCCTGCGGGGCGCCCTGGGGCACGCCATACGGAGCGGGGGCGGGGGCGCCGGGCTGGCCCGGGTAGTGTCCGGGCGCCTGGCCCGGGACCTGGCCGTACGGCGGCTGCTGACCGTAACCGGGGGGCGCGGCCGGCGGCTGCTGACCGTAGCCCGCCGGGGCAGTCGGGGCCTGCTGGCCGTAACCGGGCGGCATGGGAGCCGTCTGGCCGGGGGGCTGCTGGCCGTAGCCGGGCGGTGGACCGGGCTGCGCGGGCGGCTGCGCGTACGGTGCGGGGCCCGGCGGAGGCACGGTACCGCCCGGCGGCGTGTGCAGAGGCGCGGCGATGGTCGGCGCGCCGTGCACCGAAGGCGCGGCCGGCGCCGGGGCGGGGGGCGGCGTGGCTCCCGGAGGCGGTGCGAAACCCTGCGCGGCGGGCTGCGGCGCCGGGGCGGGAGCGGGCGTGGGCGTCGGCGCGGGCGCGGGCTCTGCCGGGGCGGCGAAGGCCGGCGGCGCGGCGGTCTGGGCTGGCGGGGCGAAGCCCGGCGCGGCACCGGCCTGCGGCTGCTGCGCGGCGGGCTGCTCCTCGGCGACCTCGCCGCCGAAGTTCTTCAGGAGCGCGTCGAGGCCGCCGTCGAAGCCCTGTCCCACGGCGGCGAAACGCCAGACGTCCTTCAGGTAGAAGTCGCCCAGCATCACGGCACGTTCCGTGGAGAACTCCGCGCCGCTGAACGAGTACCGGGCCACCTCCACGCCACCCGCGACGACACGGAGGTAGCCGGGAGCGATCTGCGACATCTGCCCGGCACCGTCGATGGTCGCCGTGAACGACAGCTTCTGGATCTTCGCCGGTATCCGGTCGAGCGTGACACGGAAGGACTCCGTGTCGCCCGACTGGGCACCGAGCAGCTGGATGGACTCTTCCGGGGTCTTCGGCTGGTTGAAGAAGACGAAGTACCGGTCGTCCGAGAGCCGTTCGTCGGCGTCCAGACCGAAGCAGCTGATGTCGAAGGTCAGTCCGGGGCCGTTGATCTGCACGCCTACGTACAGATCGGTGCCCGCGGTGAGGTCACTGATCCTGGCCTTGTGGCCGCGTTGGAATTCCCTGGCCATGCGTAACGACCGTCCCCCATCCCGAATGCGAGTGCGTCGCGTCAGGCTAACGGGAATCTCCGGCGGCGGACGAAGCCGGTACAGACCCGGTACACAATCGCCCTACGAAGGCCGGAGCGCCTCTACTCCTCGCGCGCGGCGGGCAGATGGGGCAGCCGGTCGGCGGCGACCACGCCTTCGAGGTAGCCACGCGCACGCTCGGTGCGCGGATACGCCTCGAGGAGACGCCAGAAGCGGGGACCGTGTCCGGGCACGAGCAGGTGGGCGAGTTCGTGGACGAGGACGTAGTCGACGACGTACTCGGGCATGCCCTGCAACCGGTGCGACAGACGGATGCTGCCCTCGGACGGGGTGCACGACCCCCAGCGCGTGTTCTGGTTGGTGACCCAGCGCACCGACGTGGGCCGGGCGCGGCCGTCGAAGTACTGGCCCGACAATCGCTCCGCGCGTTCGGCCAGCTCGGCGTCGCCGAGCACCCTCTTGTTCTCCTGGGCGGCCAGTTTGTCGAGCATGACGGTCACCCAGCGCTGCTCCTCCGCCTCGGACATGCGAGCGGGGATGAGCACGACGGTGCGATCGCCCTCGCGGTACGCGGAGACCGTTCTGCGCCGTCGCGCGCTCCTGCGAACCTCGATCGCGCTCGCCCCCGAGCCGCTTGGCGGCGGGCTCGTCGTGCTGCGCTGTGGTTTTCCGGCGCGGTGCAGTGGGTCGGCGGGCACGCCCCGACGTTACCTGCTGCACATGGGGGAAGTCCCGCCCCCGGGACGGTTCGGTGACGATCCGCACCCCGAGCGCTTGATTTGTACGACGAATAGTGCCGCCTGTGGACAACTTTCGGCACGGTTCGGCCGGGGCGGGCATGCTGACATTCGATCGGCGGCGCAGGACGCACTCCCGTCGGCACACAGGGACGCTCTACGGGCTACGGGGGTAGGTCATGCATCCGGTCAGGCATTCGGTCAGGCATTCGGTCAGGCATTCGGTCAGCCATCCGATGGTGAAGCCCGCGTTGCGGCGCGGTTGGCGGGATCTCAACACCCTGCAGTTCGGGATGGCGCCCGCGCACGCGATGGTTCTGGGCCCGATGGACACGGCGACGGGCAGCTTCCTCGACCTGCTCGACGGGACACGCGGGATGCCGATGCTGCGCGATGAGGGGCGGAAGATGGGGCTGCCCGAGGGCCATGTCGACGGGCTCGTGGAGCGGCTGGCCCGGTCAGGGCTGCTGGACGACGCGACCGGAGGCGGCTCGGCCGCGGACGCGTTGCGTAAGAAGAAGGAGGTCCTGGACCGGCTGCGCCCCGAGCTCGCCTCCCTCTCCCTCGTCGCGCCCGAACCGGGCGACGCCGTCGAACGACTGGCCGCCCGCCGCTCCCTGCGCGTAGAGGTGCGCGGCGCCGGCCGCGTGGGAGTGGTCCTGGCCGCACTGCTCGCGGGCGCGGGCGTGGGAGAGGTCGATGTGCGCGACATCGGCTGCGTCGAGCCGTGGGACGTTGCACCGGGCGGGCTGCCCGCCGAGTCCATCGGCGAGCGCCGTCAGGAGGCCGCCCGCCGGGCAGTGCACGGTGCGGCACCGGACCGTCCACCCCGGACGTCCTCGAAGGAGCGGGGGACGAAAGAGGTACGAGGACTGTCGCTGGTGATCCTCGCCCCTCGGGACGACCTCGCCGTCCACGCACCCGATCCAGCCGCGGCCGAGGCCCTGCTCGCCTCGGGGACGCCCCATCTCTACGCGGGTGTGGTCGAAGGCACCGGGGTCGTCGGCCCCTTGGTACTGCCCGGAGACACCGGCTGCGCGGGCTGTCTGGACCGGGGGCGTGTCGACCGCGATCCGACGTGGCCTCGCCTGGTCGCGCAGTGGCGCTCCGGACGGCAGCGCAAGGTACACGCGTGCGACCTCACGCTGGCGGCCTGCGTCGCCGGCTTGGCCGCGGGTCACGCACTTGCCTTCCTCGACGGGGAGTTGCCCTCGAGCGCGGGCGCGCGCTGGGAGGCATCGGTCCCGGGCCTCGACTGGCACGCCAGACCCATCTGGTCGCATCCGGCATGCCCGTGCGGCGCGGCGGAGAAGGCTAAGGGGGAGCGGGTCTCCGAGGAGGGCGAGCCGCACGAGACAATGGCCCGGCAACAGCCGTACGCGGCACGGCTGTCTGGGACTTGGAGGGCGCATGTCTGATCTTCCCCGGAAGGCGGTCACCCGAACCGCCAAACTCGCCGCGCTGCCGCTCGGCTTCGCCGGGCGGGCGACCTGGGGGCTCGGCAAACGGATCGGCGGGATGTCGGCGGAGATCGTGGGCCGTGAGCTCCAGCAGCGCACGGCGGAGCAGCTGTTCAAGGTGCTCGGCGAGCTCAAGGGCGGCGCCATGAAGTTCGGGCAGGCGCTGTCCGTCTTCGAGTCGGCGCTGCCCGAGGAGATCGCGGGGCCTTACCGTGCTGCACTGACGAAACTTCAGGAAGCGGCGCCCCCCATGCCGACGAGCACCGTCCACTCCGTACTGGAGGAGCGGCTCGGCGAGGACTGGCCCGAGCTGTTCGTGGAGTTCGAGGACAAACCGTCCGCCGCGGCCTCGATCGGCCAGGTGCACCGGGCGGTGTGGCACGACGGGCGCGAGGTCGCGGTCAAGGTGCAGTACCCCGGGGCGGGCGAGGCCCTGCTGTCCGACCTGAACCAGATCGGCCGATTCGCCCGGCTCCTCGGCCCGTTGATCCCTGGCATGGACATCAAGCCGCTCATCGCGGAACTGCGCGACCGGGTCTCCGAGGAGCTCGACTACGGACTGGAGGCACAGGCTCAGAAGGCGCACGCGGATGAGTTCGCGGGCGACCCGGATGTCCTCGTACCGGCCGTGGTCCACCAGTGCGACCAGGTCCTGGTGACCGAATGGATCGACGGAACGCCTCTGTCGGAAGTGATCGCCGACGGCACCCAGGAGCAGCGGGACCGCGCCGGACAGCTGCTGGCCCGCTTTCTCTTCTCGGGCCCCGCTCGCACCCGCCTGCTGCACGCCGATCCGCACCCGGGCAACTTCCGTCTCCTGCCGGACGAGAAGAACGGCTGGCGCCTGGGTGTCCTGGACTTCGGCACGGTCGACCGCCTCCCCGGCGGTCTGCCCCTGCCGATCGGCAACTCCCTCCGCATGACCCTCGACGGAGATGCCGAAGCGGTCTACGAGTTGCTCTGCGAGGAGGGCTTCGTCAAGGAGTCCATCGACCTCGAACCCGACGCGGTCCTGGACTACCTCCTGCCGATCATCGAACCGGCCCAGGCCGACGAGTTCACCTTCACCCGGAACTGGATGCGCAGTCAGGCCGCGCGGGTGGCCGACCCCCGCTCCCCCGCGTACCAACTGGGCAAGCGGCTCAACCTGCCCCCGTCCTACCTCCTGATACATCGTGTGACCCTGAGCACCATCGGCGTCCTGTGCCAACTCGGCGCGACGGTCCGCCTCCGCGATGAACTGGAGGAGTGGCTACCGGGGTTCGTGCCGTACGAGGGGCTTCTCGAAGGGGAGGACGCCGCGGCGGAGGCGTGAGGGAGGCGAGGCGGCGGCCCGGCCTCGTGGGGCTACCACCACGCCGAGTCCAGCCGGCCCTCGATCGCTCTGAGGTGGGCGCGGGCGCAGTTGTCGCAGAAGTAGTGGCGGGTGCCGTTCTCGACGGAACAGGTCCATGTCGGCTGGGGGCCGTCGGCCGGTGTGCCGCAGCGGGCGCACACGATGTGCTGGGCATCGCCCGCGTCGGGCCGCGGTGCGGAGCCGGTGGTGCTGTCACTGTCCCCGGAAAGACTCGTCACTCGGCGACGATATCCCCGGGATCGGCGGTTCGCCCGGCACAACGCACCGCGGGGGCCGGTCCGTTCGGACCGGCCCCCGCGGGGAATCACTTCCTGCCAGTGCTGCGACTGCCGTCGGCTACTGCATGACCGCCATGGCCAGCGCGCGCCGGGCTCGCATCGAGGCGCGCTCGGCCCGACGCTGCATGCGGCGGGCAGTCGCCAGGCGCACGGCCCGGCGTTCCTGCTCGGCCCGGTGCAGTCGCTCGTGCATATGCGCACGAGCCAGGGCTTCTGGGATGAGTTGCATCTCTCGGGTCCTGTTCTGACGCGAGTCGTTCGCGCCGGTGGTGGTGAAGTCTGAGGTCGCGGAGCCTGCGGGCTCGCTGGTGGACGGCTTCATCGGGGCCTGTTTCTTGGGGTCGTGCGTCAGGGGGCGATCGATCGTTCCTCGGGCGTTCATGCCGCAACCGGGTTCTTGCGCGGGCGGCCACGCGGCCGCTTGCGGGCCACGACAACACCCTGGACGAACAGCTCGCCACCCCAGACGCCCCAGGGCTCACGCCGCTCCTTGGCCCCGGCGAGGCAGGCCTCGATCAGCGGGCAGGTGCGGCAGAGGGACTTGGCGTACTCGACGTCGGCCGGCGACTCGGCGAAGAAGACCTCCGGGTCGTAGGAGCGGCAGGGGACGGGTACGCCGAGGTTCTCGATGGCGTCGTCGAGCGCGGTGAGCGCAGTGAGCGGGGTCAAGGTGGAGTCCTCCGTGAGGCCGGGCGGGGGGATCGTTTCGGAAGGCGGTACGGACGGGGCGTGCGCTTCGAGTTGCACGGTTCGTCTTCCTCGTCTGGTCGTGCCGGCCGGTTGGCCGGTTGGCGGCTGGTACCGGGTTCTTTTCTTGTCCCGAGGCCCCTTCGCTCTGCCGCCCCCGGTCGGGGACAAACAGAAGGGCCGCGGATCCCGGGTGGGGTTCCGCGGCCCTGAAGGCGCCGGCCTGATGGAGAATCAGGCTGGATCACTCCAGGGTTCAGGCCCACGGAAGGCCCACATCGTGTGGTGCTGCGTCGTCTGCTTCAGGGATCCGGCACCGGCTGCCGCAAAGGCATAGGCCTTCGCCTCTGCCACTACTGCCGCTTCCAGTGCCTGGGTCGGTCGCTCATTGCGCTCACGGATGGGAAGACCCGCAGGAGACGCGGAGGACGCCGGACGGGCGGCACGGATGCCGGACAGACCGGTGCCCAGGTTCGAGACGCCGAGCATGCACGTGGAGACGACCGAGCGATCGGTCATTTTGACGGTGCTGACGGAGCTGGTGTTGATGCTGATCACTGGAATCGCCTCCTCTCGGCGTCTAAGGGGACCAGGGTGAGCCGGTCCGACGGTTATTAAGTACAGCACGGAACCAGGGCCTTGGAGAAGGCCGCCGCTTCCGTGCTTAGAACCTATGGGGATTGCCGGGGCATGCGCAAACTATTTTTTCGACGAGTTTGTTTCAGTCATCCTCGTCGCCTCCGCCAAGCTCTTGACCGGCACAGATGGCCAGAACATCGGCTCCGTAGCGGTTGAGTTTGCGCACGCCGACGCCGGGGATCCGCGCGAGCTCGCCCTCGTCGTCGGGCACGGTCTCGGCAATCGCCATCAGCGTCTTGTCGGTGAAGACGCAGAACGCGGGCTGCCCACTGCGCTGCGCCTGCACCGCCCGCCATGCGCGCAGCCGCTCGTAGAGAGCCTCGTCCATGTCGGAGGGGCAGTCCTCACAGCGCATCAGTTTCATCTCGCCGGCGTCGGTCAGCGTACGTCCGCAGACCCGGCAGCGCGCCGGTGTCCGGCTCGTCCGCCGTACGACGGAGCCGCCGCTGCTTCCGATGCCGCGCTCGATGCCTCCCGTACCGCCGCCGGCGCTCCGGCCCGCGGTGGCGACGGAGCCCGGGCGCAGTCCGTCGAGGAAGCGGCTGGGCCGGCGGTTGGGTCTGCCGCCGGGTGAACGGGACAACGCCCACGAGACACAGAGGTGTTCTCTGGCGCGGGTGACGCCGACATAGAGGAGGCGGCGCTCCTCCTCGATCTGCTCGTCGGTCTTTGCGTAGGTGATCGGCATCATGCCCTCGGCCACGCCGACCAGGAAGACGACGTCCCACTCCAGGCCCTTGGCAGAGTGCAGGGAGGCAAGGGTGACGCCCTGCACGGTCGGGGCGTGCTGGGCGCTCGCGCGCTCGTCGAGCTCCGCCACCAGGTCGCTGAGGGAAGCGCCCTCCTTGGCGGCGGCGAAGTCCTGTGCCAGGTACACGAGGGCGGCCAGCGACTCCCAGCGCTCTCTGACCGCGCCGGAGCCTGCAGGTGGCTGGCTGGTCCACCCCTCGCCGGACAGCACGGCACGGACCTGTGAGGGCAGGTCGACGGCGTCGTCGAGCAGGGAGTCGTTACCCCCGAAGCGGGCCGCGGCGCGCAGGGCGGCGCCCGCCTTGCGCACCTCGGGGCGGTCGAAGAACCGCTCGGCTCCGCGCAGCTGATAGGGCACTCCGGCGTCGGCAAGGGCCTGTTCGTAGATCTCGGACTGGGAGTTCGTACGGAACAGGATCGCGATCTCGCCCGCGGGGACGCCGGAGGCGAT
This genomic interval from Streptomyces dengpaensis contains the following:
- a CDS encoding M48 family metallopeptidase; the encoded protein is MPADPLHRAGKPQRSTTSPPPSGSGASAIEVRRSARRRRTVSAYREGDRTVVLIPARMSEAEEQRWVTVMLDKLAAQENKRVLGDAELAERAERLSGQYFDGRARPTSVRWVTNQNTRWGSCTPSEGSIRLSHRLQGMPEYVVDYVLVHELAHLLVPGHGPRFWRLLEAYPRTERARGYLEGVVAADRLPHLPAAREE
- a CDS encoding NUDIX hydrolase — encoded protein: MTLHDDAVLVLKSYEDQEELRQAYLDHLAGHPDGTWKSCTSGHVTASALVIDPPRGRVLLTLHRKLQMWLQMGGHCEPDDATLAAAALREATEESGIPGLTLLSGGPVRLDRHPIPDPCTQHLDVQYATLAPGKTEAAISDESLDLRWFTYDEVAQVADASVVRLVEATRARL
- a CDS encoding SDR family oxidoreductase, which codes for MSSPDPQVRAARNHSTSPTARGPVVAVTGAASGVGALLTERLAASEEIKQVIAIDERRGECAAAHWHILDVRDPAIAEKLRGADVVVHLALDLDLETDAAARTAYNVRGTQTVLTAAAAAGVHRVVLCTSAMVYGALPDNELPLSEDAELRATAEATGVGDLLEIERLARRAPRAHPGLNVTVVRPAVLVGGTDTALTRYFESPRLLVVAGSRPAWQFCHVEDLCSALEYAVVDKVDGELAVGCDGWLEQEEVEELSGIRRMELPSAVALGAAARLHRIGLTPSPAGDLAYTMYPWVVSGSRLHDAGWRPQWTNEEVLEELLEEVAGRHTVAGRRLGRKDATAAGAAGATVALLGAAAVVRRARKARRGV
- a CDS encoding AIM24 family protein: MQSPIFGYNEQQTQERWSLQNKQMLRVALEGHDDILARKGTMVAYQGLVEFDAEYQSNSQGRARAHTGEGLDLMRCHGQGTVYLANLAQHVHVMDVDQDGLTVDSSYVLAMDSGLHHEVIAVDSQYGISGSGKYQLNITGRGKVALMTSGMPLMMQVTPDRYVNCDADAIVAWSTSLRVQMQAQTHSSGVWRRRGNTGEGWELSFMGQGYALIQPSELLPPQNAVIGQGVRAQYGMGQHGAHGQNQGNVWS
- a CDS encoding TerD family protein, translated to MAREFQRGHKARISDLTAGTDLYVGVQINGPGLTFDISCFGLDADERLSDDRYFVFFNQPKTPEESIQLLGAQSGDTESFRVTLDRIPAKIQKLSFTATIDGAGQMSQIAPGYLRVVAGGVEVARYSFSGAEFSTERAVMLGDFYLKDVWRFAAVGQGFDGGLDALLKNFGGEVAEEQPAAQQPQAGAAPGFAPPAQTAAPPAFAAPAEPAPAPTPTPAPAPAPQPAAQGFAPPPGATPPPAPAPAAPSVHGAPTIAAPLHTPPGGTVPPPGPAPYAQPPAQPGPPPGYGQQPPGQTAPMPPGYGQQAPTAPAGYGQQPPAAPPGYGQQPPYGQVPGQAPGHYPGQPGAPAPAPYGVPQGAPQGGAGVAAALGAFKETPTGQRWTQQNKKLVRVDLGIGGQPVLARQGSMVLYQGKVDFSYKGAGFAGRVVGNATGQEMQLMRCTGQGQVFLAEDSTMLHPIELQGDAICVSAENVLAFDESLQYEVRRIEGHGIPGGALFTMQFQGTGTIVVKTHGAPVVLPVTPTTFADCNAVVAWSAAAQVVVSSQVRMRRNAYPGDSGESVNLQFRAAPGNFIVVQPYEV
- a CDS encoding zinc-dependent metalloprotease, which translates into the protein MSDTPFGFGLPPEEPENGDEGKKKDQQGGGGGQGPFGFGLPGAGGPGADNPLAAMFGSMNPNDLGAAFQQLGQMLSYEGGPVNWDMAKQIARQTVSQGTADGTKDASVGPAERIAVEEAVRLADLWLDDATSLPSGAGSALAWSRAEWVEATLPVWKELVDPVAERVGAAMGDVLPEEMQAMAGPLIGMMRSMGGAMFGTQIGQALGVLAGEVVGSTDIGLPLGPAGKAALLPLNIESFGKDLGIPQEEVRLYLALREAAHQRLFAHVPWLRSHLFGAVEGYARGIKVDTAKLEDVVGQFDPQNPEELQQALQQGMFQPEDTPEQKLALARLETALALVEGWVDAVVHAAAKPRLSSADALRETLRRRRATGGPAEQTFATLIGLELRPRRLRDASRLWASLTDARGVDGRDGLWAHPDMLPTASDLDDPDGFVHREQLDFSEIDKMLGEAASGSGDKPNLKKDDAAEDGAKGDEAE
- a CDS encoding AIM24 family protein; the encoded protein is MNQPLAGFAPAPVSARMENHGNHMLKVAMQTGNDLLARVGSMVAYEGFVQYEPNPPAVRQIARDWATGEGAPLMKCSGDGLLYLSDYGANVVVINLNGDAISVNATNLLAFDAHLQWGVERVKGLAKFAGQGLWNTKISGQGWVALTSRGKPIVVDCGRGEDETYVDPDALVAWSPNLKVKGKRSFKAQSLIGRGSGEAFQMAFSGQGIVVVQPSEDSTDRLRIRG